In a single window of the Pithys albifrons albifrons isolate INPA30051 chromosome 19, PitAlb_v1, whole genome shotgun sequence genome:
- the MBTD1 gene encoding MBT domain-containing protein 1 isoform X2, which yields MFDGYDSCSEDTSSSSSSDESEEEVAPLPSSLPIIKNNGQVYTYPDGKSGMATCEMCGMVGVRDAFYSKTKRFCSVSCSRSYSSNSKKASILARLQVAGKPPTKKAKVLQKQPLMAKLAAYAQYQATLQNPTKTKAAVPVEGFSWGSYINSNSFTAAPVTCFKHAPMGTCWGDIAEGVRVEVPNTDCSLPTKVFWIAGIVKLAGYNALLRYEGFENDTSLDFWCNVCGSDIHPVGWCATSGKPLVPPRTIQHKYTNWKAFLVKRLTGAKTLPPDFSQKVSESMQYPFKTSMRVEVVDKTHLCRTRVAVVESVIGGRLRLVYEESEDKTDDFWCHMYSPLIHHIGWSRSIGHRFKRADITKKQDGHFDAPPHLFMKVKEVDAAGEWFKEGMKLEAIDPLNLSAICVATIRKVLADGYLMIGIDGSEAADGSDWFCYHATSPSIFPVGFCEINMIELTPPRGYAKLPFKWFDYLRETDSIAAPVKLFNKEVPNHGFQVGMKLEAVDLMEPRLVCVATVTRIIHRLLRIHFDGWEDEYDQWVDCESPDLYPVGWCQLTGYQLQPPAPQTSRDSQSSSSKQKKKAKSQQYKGHKKMTSLQLKEELLDGEEYSFLQGASDQESNGSASYYIKQEP from the exons ATGTTCGACGGTTATGATAGTTGTAGTGAGgacaccagcagcagctccagctcagatGAGAGTGAGGAGGAGGTTGCTCCTTTGCCATCCAGTCTCCCAATTATCAAGAACAATGGGCAGGTTTATACTTACCCGGATGGCAAATCTGGCATGG CTACATGCGAGATGTGTGGCATGGTTGGTGTCCGTGACGCTTTTTACTCCAAAACCAAACGCTTCTGCAGCGTGTCGTGCTCCAGAAGCTACTCGTCCAACTCCAAGAAGGCCAGCATTCTGGCCAGGCTTCAGGTAGCG ggTAAACCTCCAACAAAGAAGGCTAAAGTTCTACAAAAACAGCCCTTGATGGCTAAATTAGCAGCATATGCTCAGTACCAGGCAACTCTACAGAACCCGACAAAGACGAAAGCAG CTGTCCCTGTGGAAGGTTTCAGCTGGGGTAGCTACATCAATAGCAATAGCTTTACAGCAGCTCCTGTTACCTGCTTCAAACAC GCACCCATGGGGACGTGCTGGGGTGATATCGCAGAGGGAGTGCGAGTGGAGGTTCCAAACACCGACTGCAGCCTGCCTACCAAAGTCTTCTGGATAGCTGGGATTGTGAAGTTAGCAG gcTACAATGCCCTACTGAGATACGAAGGCTTTGAAAATGACACAAGTCTTGACTTTTGGTGCAACGTTTGTGGGTCTGACATCCACCCAGTTGGTTGGTGTGCAACCAGTGGGAAGCCCCTAGTTCCTCCTCGAA CCATCCAACACAAATACACAAACTGGAAAGCTTTTCTAGTGAAACGACTTACTGGTGCCAAAACACTTCCTCCTGACTTTTCTCAGAAG GTGTCTGAGAGTATGCAGTACCCATTCAAAACTTCCATGAGAGTAGAAGTTGTTGACAAAACACACCTTTGCCGAACGAGAGTGGCAGTGGTGGAAAGTGTCATTGGGGGCAGGCTGAGGTTGGTGTATGAGGAAAGCGAGGACAAAACTGATGACTTCTGGTGCCATATGTACAGTCCCCTCATCCATCATATTGGCTGGTCTCGAAGCATAGGACACAGATTCAAAAGAGCTG ATATTACAAAGAAACAGGATGGACATTTTGATGCACCCCCACACTTATTTATGAAG GTAAAAGAGGTTGATGCAGCTGGAGAATGGTTTAAAGAAGGAATGAAATTGGAAGCTATAGACCCCTTAAATCTTTCAGCAATATGTGTGGCAACTATTCGAAAG GTGTTAGCAGATGGCTATCTTATGATTGGGATTGATGGCTCAGAAGCAGCAGATGGGTCTGATTGGTTTTGTTACCATGCCACTTCCCCTTCTATTTTCCCTGTTGGTTTCTGTGAAATTAACATGATTGAACTAACTCCACCCAGAG GTTATGCAAAACTCCCTTTTAAATGGTTTGACTACCTCAGGGAAACTGACTCAATAGCAGCACCTGTAAAGCTCTTCAATAAG gaAGTTCCAAACCATGGGTTTCAAGTTGGAATGAAGCTGGAGGCTGTTGATCTGATGGAGCCTCGCCTGGTCTGTGTGGCCACAGTGACTCGGATCATCCATCGGCTTTTGCGGATCCACTTTGATGGGTGGGAGGATGAATACGACCAGTGGGTGGACTGCGAGTCCCCAGACCTGTACCCCGTGGGGTGGTGTCAGCTCACCGGGTACCAGCTCCAGCCTCCGGCGCCGCAGA CGTCAAGAGATAGCCAGTCCAGTTCatccaaacagaagaaaaaagctaaATCACAGCAGTACAAAGGACATAAGAAAA tgactTCATTGCAGCTGAAGGAGGAGTTGCTGGATGGAGAAGAGTACAGCTTCCTTCAGGGAGCGTCCGACCAGGAAAGCAACGGATCCGCCAGTTACTACATCAAGCAGGAACCATGA
- the MBTD1 gene encoding MBT domain-containing protein 1 isoform X1 codes for MFDGYDSCSEDTSSSSSSDESEEEVAPLPSSLPIIKNNGQVYTYPDGKSGMATCEMCGMVGVRDAFYSKTKRFCSVSCSRSYSSNSKKASILARLQVAGKPPTKKAKVLQKQPLMAKLAAYAQYQATLQNPTKTKAAAVPVEGFSWGSYINSNSFTAAPVTCFKHAPMGTCWGDIAEGVRVEVPNTDCSLPTKVFWIAGIVKLAGYNALLRYEGFENDTSLDFWCNVCGSDIHPVGWCATSGKPLVPPRTIQHKYTNWKAFLVKRLTGAKTLPPDFSQKVSESMQYPFKTSMRVEVVDKTHLCRTRVAVVESVIGGRLRLVYEESEDKTDDFWCHMYSPLIHHIGWSRSIGHRFKRADITKKQDGHFDAPPHLFMKVKEVDAAGEWFKEGMKLEAIDPLNLSAICVATIRKVLADGYLMIGIDGSEAADGSDWFCYHATSPSIFPVGFCEINMIELTPPRGYAKLPFKWFDYLRETDSIAAPVKLFNKEVPNHGFQVGMKLEAVDLMEPRLVCVATVTRIIHRLLRIHFDGWEDEYDQWVDCESPDLYPVGWCQLTGYQLQPPAPQTSRDSQSSSSKQKKKAKSQQYKGHKKMTSLQLKEELLDGEEYSFLQGASDQESNGSASYYIKQEP; via the exons ATGTTCGACGGTTATGATAGTTGTAGTGAGgacaccagcagcagctccagctcagatGAGAGTGAGGAGGAGGTTGCTCCTTTGCCATCCAGTCTCCCAATTATCAAGAACAATGGGCAGGTTTATACTTACCCGGATGGCAAATCTGGCATGG CTACATGCGAGATGTGTGGCATGGTTGGTGTCCGTGACGCTTTTTACTCCAAAACCAAACGCTTCTGCAGCGTGTCGTGCTCCAGAAGCTACTCGTCCAACTCCAAGAAGGCCAGCATTCTGGCCAGGCTTCAGGTAGCG ggTAAACCTCCAACAAAGAAGGCTAAAGTTCTACAAAAACAGCCCTTGATGGCTAAATTAGCAGCATATGCTCAGTACCAGGCAACTCTACAGAACCCGACAAAGACGAAAGCAG CAGCTGTCCCTGTGGAAGGTTTCAGCTGGGGTAGCTACATCAATAGCAATAGCTTTACAGCAGCTCCTGTTACCTGCTTCAAACAC GCACCCATGGGGACGTGCTGGGGTGATATCGCAGAGGGAGTGCGAGTGGAGGTTCCAAACACCGACTGCAGCCTGCCTACCAAAGTCTTCTGGATAGCTGGGATTGTGAAGTTAGCAG gcTACAATGCCCTACTGAGATACGAAGGCTTTGAAAATGACACAAGTCTTGACTTTTGGTGCAACGTTTGTGGGTCTGACATCCACCCAGTTGGTTGGTGTGCAACCAGTGGGAAGCCCCTAGTTCCTCCTCGAA CCATCCAACACAAATACACAAACTGGAAAGCTTTTCTAGTGAAACGACTTACTGGTGCCAAAACACTTCCTCCTGACTTTTCTCAGAAG GTGTCTGAGAGTATGCAGTACCCATTCAAAACTTCCATGAGAGTAGAAGTTGTTGACAAAACACACCTTTGCCGAACGAGAGTGGCAGTGGTGGAAAGTGTCATTGGGGGCAGGCTGAGGTTGGTGTATGAGGAAAGCGAGGACAAAACTGATGACTTCTGGTGCCATATGTACAGTCCCCTCATCCATCATATTGGCTGGTCTCGAAGCATAGGACACAGATTCAAAAGAGCTG ATATTACAAAGAAACAGGATGGACATTTTGATGCACCCCCACACTTATTTATGAAG GTAAAAGAGGTTGATGCAGCTGGAGAATGGTTTAAAGAAGGAATGAAATTGGAAGCTATAGACCCCTTAAATCTTTCAGCAATATGTGTGGCAACTATTCGAAAG GTGTTAGCAGATGGCTATCTTATGATTGGGATTGATGGCTCAGAAGCAGCAGATGGGTCTGATTGGTTTTGTTACCATGCCACTTCCCCTTCTATTTTCCCTGTTGGTTTCTGTGAAATTAACATGATTGAACTAACTCCACCCAGAG GTTATGCAAAACTCCCTTTTAAATGGTTTGACTACCTCAGGGAAACTGACTCAATAGCAGCACCTGTAAAGCTCTTCAATAAG gaAGTTCCAAACCATGGGTTTCAAGTTGGAATGAAGCTGGAGGCTGTTGATCTGATGGAGCCTCGCCTGGTCTGTGTGGCCACAGTGACTCGGATCATCCATCGGCTTTTGCGGATCCACTTTGATGGGTGGGAGGATGAATACGACCAGTGGGTGGACTGCGAGTCCCCAGACCTGTACCCCGTGGGGTGGTGTCAGCTCACCGGGTACCAGCTCCAGCCTCCGGCGCCGCAGA CGTCAAGAGATAGCCAGTCCAGTTCatccaaacagaagaaaaaagctaaATCACAGCAGTACAAAGGACATAAGAAAA tgactTCATTGCAGCTGAAGGAGGAGTTGCTGGATGGAGAAGAGTACAGCTTCCTTCAGGGAGCGTCCGACCAGGAAAGCAACGGATCCGCCAGTTACTACATCAAGCAGGAACCATGA
- the MBTD1 gene encoding MBT domain-containing protein 1 isoform X3, with amino-acid sequence MFDGYDSCSEDTSSSSSSDESEEEVAPLPSSLPIIKNNGQVYTYPDGKSGMATCEMCGMVGVRDAFYSKTKRFCSVSCSRSYSSNSKKASILARLQVGKPPTKKAKVLQKQPLMAKLAAYAQYQATLQNPTKTKAAAVPVEGFSWGSYINSNSFTAAPVTCFKHAPMGTCWGDIAEGVRVEVPNTDCSLPTKVFWIAGIVKLAGYNALLRYEGFENDTSLDFWCNVCGSDIHPVGWCATSGKPLVPPRTIQHKYTNWKAFLVKRLTGAKTLPPDFSQKVSESMQYPFKTSMRVEVVDKTHLCRTRVAVVESVIGGRLRLVYEESEDKTDDFWCHMYSPLIHHIGWSRSIGHRFKRADITKKQDGHFDAPPHLFMKVKEVDAAGEWFKEGMKLEAIDPLNLSAICVATIRKVLADGYLMIGIDGSEAADGSDWFCYHATSPSIFPVGFCEINMIELTPPRGYAKLPFKWFDYLRETDSIAAPVKLFNKEVPNHGFQVGMKLEAVDLMEPRLVCVATVTRIIHRLLRIHFDGWEDEYDQWVDCESPDLYPVGWCQLTGYQLQPPAPQTSRDSQSSSSKQKKKAKSQQYKGHKKMTSLQLKEELLDGEEYSFLQGASDQESNGSASYYIKQEP; translated from the exons ATGTTCGACGGTTATGATAGTTGTAGTGAGgacaccagcagcagctccagctcagatGAGAGTGAGGAGGAGGTTGCTCCTTTGCCATCCAGTCTCCCAATTATCAAGAACAATGGGCAGGTTTATACTTACCCGGATGGCAAATCTGGCATGG CTACATGCGAGATGTGTGGCATGGTTGGTGTCCGTGACGCTTTTTACTCCAAAACCAAACGCTTCTGCAGCGTGTCGTGCTCCAGAAGCTACTCGTCCAACTCCAAGAAGGCCAGCATTCTGGCCAGGCTTCAGGTA ggTAAACCTCCAACAAAGAAGGCTAAAGTTCTACAAAAACAGCCCTTGATGGCTAAATTAGCAGCATATGCTCAGTACCAGGCAACTCTACAGAACCCGACAAAGACGAAAGCAG CAGCTGTCCCTGTGGAAGGTTTCAGCTGGGGTAGCTACATCAATAGCAATAGCTTTACAGCAGCTCCTGTTACCTGCTTCAAACAC GCACCCATGGGGACGTGCTGGGGTGATATCGCAGAGGGAGTGCGAGTGGAGGTTCCAAACACCGACTGCAGCCTGCCTACCAAAGTCTTCTGGATAGCTGGGATTGTGAAGTTAGCAG gcTACAATGCCCTACTGAGATACGAAGGCTTTGAAAATGACACAAGTCTTGACTTTTGGTGCAACGTTTGTGGGTCTGACATCCACCCAGTTGGTTGGTGTGCAACCAGTGGGAAGCCCCTAGTTCCTCCTCGAA CCATCCAACACAAATACACAAACTGGAAAGCTTTTCTAGTGAAACGACTTACTGGTGCCAAAACACTTCCTCCTGACTTTTCTCAGAAG GTGTCTGAGAGTATGCAGTACCCATTCAAAACTTCCATGAGAGTAGAAGTTGTTGACAAAACACACCTTTGCCGAACGAGAGTGGCAGTGGTGGAAAGTGTCATTGGGGGCAGGCTGAGGTTGGTGTATGAGGAAAGCGAGGACAAAACTGATGACTTCTGGTGCCATATGTACAGTCCCCTCATCCATCATATTGGCTGGTCTCGAAGCATAGGACACAGATTCAAAAGAGCTG ATATTACAAAGAAACAGGATGGACATTTTGATGCACCCCCACACTTATTTATGAAG GTAAAAGAGGTTGATGCAGCTGGAGAATGGTTTAAAGAAGGAATGAAATTGGAAGCTATAGACCCCTTAAATCTTTCAGCAATATGTGTGGCAACTATTCGAAAG GTGTTAGCAGATGGCTATCTTATGATTGGGATTGATGGCTCAGAAGCAGCAGATGGGTCTGATTGGTTTTGTTACCATGCCACTTCCCCTTCTATTTTCCCTGTTGGTTTCTGTGAAATTAACATGATTGAACTAACTCCACCCAGAG GTTATGCAAAACTCCCTTTTAAATGGTTTGACTACCTCAGGGAAACTGACTCAATAGCAGCACCTGTAAAGCTCTTCAATAAG gaAGTTCCAAACCATGGGTTTCAAGTTGGAATGAAGCTGGAGGCTGTTGATCTGATGGAGCCTCGCCTGGTCTGTGTGGCCACAGTGACTCGGATCATCCATCGGCTTTTGCGGATCCACTTTGATGGGTGGGAGGATGAATACGACCAGTGGGTGGACTGCGAGTCCCCAGACCTGTACCCCGTGGGGTGGTGTCAGCTCACCGGGTACCAGCTCCAGCCTCCGGCGCCGCAGA CGTCAAGAGATAGCCAGTCCAGTTCatccaaacagaagaaaaaagctaaATCACAGCAGTACAAAGGACATAAGAAAA tgactTCATTGCAGCTGAAGGAGGAGTTGCTGGATGGAGAAGAGTACAGCTTCCTTCAGGGAGCGTCCGACCAGGAAAGCAACGGATCCGCCAGTTACTACATCAAGCAGGAACCATGA
- the MBTD1 gene encoding MBT domain-containing protein 1 isoform X4, producing MFDGYDSCSEDTSSSSSSDESEEEVAPLPSSLPIIKNNGQVYTYPDGKSGMATCEMCGMVGVRDAFYSKTKRFCSVSCSRSYSSNSKKASILARLQGKPPTKKAKVLQKQPLMAKLAAYAQYQATLQNPTKTKAAAVPVEGFSWGSYINSNSFTAAPVTCFKHAPMGTCWGDIAEGVRVEVPNTDCSLPTKVFWIAGIVKLAGYNALLRYEGFENDTSLDFWCNVCGSDIHPVGWCATSGKPLVPPRTIQHKYTNWKAFLVKRLTGAKTLPPDFSQKVSESMQYPFKTSMRVEVVDKTHLCRTRVAVVESVIGGRLRLVYEESEDKTDDFWCHMYSPLIHHIGWSRSIGHRFKRADITKKQDGHFDAPPHLFMKVKEVDAAGEWFKEGMKLEAIDPLNLSAICVATIRKVLADGYLMIGIDGSEAADGSDWFCYHATSPSIFPVGFCEINMIELTPPRGYAKLPFKWFDYLRETDSIAAPVKLFNKEVPNHGFQVGMKLEAVDLMEPRLVCVATVTRIIHRLLRIHFDGWEDEYDQWVDCESPDLYPVGWCQLTGYQLQPPAPQTSRDSQSSSSKQKKKAKSQQYKGHKKMTSLQLKEELLDGEEYSFLQGASDQESNGSASYYIKQEP from the exons ATGTTCGACGGTTATGATAGTTGTAGTGAGgacaccagcagcagctccagctcagatGAGAGTGAGGAGGAGGTTGCTCCTTTGCCATCCAGTCTCCCAATTATCAAGAACAATGGGCAGGTTTATACTTACCCGGATGGCAAATCTGGCATGG CTACATGCGAGATGTGTGGCATGGTTGGTGTCCGTGACGCTTTTTACTCCAAAACCAAACGCTTCTGCAGCGTGTCGTGCTCCAGAAGCTACTCGTCCAACTCCAAGAAGGCCAGCATTCTGGCCAGGCTTCAG ggTAAACCTCCAACAAAGAAGGCTAAAGTTCTACAAAAACAGCCCTTGATGGCTAAATTAGCAGCATATGCTCAGTACCAGGCAACTCTACAGAACCCGACAAAGACGAAAGCAG CAGCTGTCCCTGTGGAAGGTTTCAGCTGGGGTAGCTACATCAATAGCAATAGCTTTACAGCAGCTCCTGTTACCTGCTTCAAACAC GCACCCATGGGGACGTGCTGGGGTGATATCGCAGAGGGAGTGCGAGTGGAGGTTCCAAACACCGACTGCAGCCTGCCTACCAAAGTCTTCTGGATAGCTGGGATTGTGAAGTTAGCAG gcTACAATGCCCTACTGAGATACGAAGGCTTTGAAAATGACACAAGTCTTGACTTTTGGTGCAACGTTTGTGGGTCTGACATCCACCCAGTTGGTTGGTGTGCAACCAGTGGGAAGCCCCTAGTTCCTCCTCGAA CCATCCAACACAAATACACAAACTGGAAAGCTTTTCTAGTGAAACGACTTACTGGTGCCAAAACACTTCCTCCTGACTTTTCTCAGAAG GTGTCTGAGAGTATGCAGTACCCATTCAAAACTTCCATGAGAGTAGAAGTTGTTGACAAAACACACCTTTGCCGAACGAGAGTGGCAGTGGTGGAAAGTGTCATTGGGGGCAGGCTGAGGTTGGTGTATGAGGAAAGCGAGGACAAAACTGATGACTTCTGGTGCCATATGTACAGTCCCCTCATCCATCATATTGGCTGGTCTCGAAGCATAGGACACAGATTCAAAAGAGCTG ATATTACAAAGAAACAGGATGGACATTTTGATGCACCCCCACACTTATTTATGAAG GTAAAAGAGGTTGATGCAGCTGGAGAATGGTTTAAAGAAGGAATGAAATTGGAAGCTATAGACCCCTTAAATCTTTCAGCAATATGTGTGGCAACTATTCGAAAG GTGTTAGCAGATGGCTATCTTATGATTGGGATTGATGGCTCAGAAGCAGCAGATGGGTCTGATTGGTTTTGTTACCATGCCACTTCCCCTTCTATTTTCCCTGTTGGTTTCTGTGAAATTAACATGATTGAACTAACTCCACCCAGAG GTTATGCAAAACTCCCTTTTAAATGGTTTGACTACCTCAGGGAAACTGACTCAATAGCAGCACCTGTAAAGCTCTTCAATAAG gaAGTTCCAAACCATGGGTTTCAAGTTGGAATGAAGCTGGAGGCTGTTGATCTGATGGAGCCTCGCCTGGTCTGTGTGGCCACAGTGACTCGGATCATCCATCGGCTTTTGCGGATCCACTTTGATGGGTGGGAGGATGAATACGACCAGTGGGTGGACTGCGAGTCCCCAGACCTGTACCCCGTGGGGTGGTGTCAGCTCACCGGGTACCAGCTCCAGCCTCCGGCGCCGCAGA CGTCAAGAGATAGCCAGTCCAGTTCatccaaacagaagaaaaaagctaaATCACAGCAGTACAAAGGACATAAGAAAA tgactTCATTGCAGCTGAAGGAGGAGTTGCTGGATGGAGAAGAGTACAGCTTCCTTCAGGGAGCGTCCGACCAGGAAAGCAACGGATCCGCCAGTTACTACATCAAGCAGGAACCATGA
- the MBTD1 gene encoding MBT domain-containing protein 1 isoform X5, with product MFDGYDSCSEDTSSSSSSDESEEEVAPLPSSLPIIKNNGQVYTYPDGKSGMATCEMCGMVGVRDAFYSKTKRFCSVSCSRSYSSNSKKASILARLQGKPPTKKAKVLQKQPLMAKLAAYAQYQATLQNPTKTKAAVPVEGFSWGSYINSNSFTAAPVTCFKHAPMGTCWGDIAEGVRVEVPNTDCSLPTKVFWIAGIVKLAGYNALLRYEGFENDTSLDFWCNVCGSDIHPVGWCATSGKPLVPPRTIQHKYTNWKAFLVKRLTGAKTLPPDFSQKVSESMQYPFKTSMRVEVVDKTHLCRTRVAVVESVIGGRLRLVYEESEDKTDDFWCHMYSPLIHHIGWSRSIGHRFKRADITKKQDGHFDAPPHLFMKVKEVDAAGEWFKEGMKLEAIDPLNLSAICVATIRKVLADGYLMIGIDGSEAADGSDWFCYHATSPSIFPVGFCEINMIELTPPRGYAKLPFKWFDYLRETDSIAAPVKLFNKEVPNHGFQVGMKLEAVDLMEPRLVCVATVTRIIHRLLRIHFDGWEDEYDQWVDCESPDLYPVGWCQLTGYQLQPPAPQTSRDSQSSSSKQKKKAKSQQYKGHKKMTSLQLKEELLDGEEYSFLQGASDQESNGSASYYIKQEP from the exons ATGTTCGACGGTTATGATAGTTGTAGTGAGgacaccagcagcagctccagctcagatGAGAGTGAGGAGGAGGTTGCTCCTTTGCCATCCAGTCTCCCAATTATCAAGAACAATGGGCAGGTTTATACTTACCCGGATGGCAAATCTGGCATGG CTACATGCGAGATGTGTGGCATGGTTGGTGTCCGTGACGCTTTTTACTCCAAAACCAAACGCTTCTGCAGCGTGTCGTGCTCCAGAAGCTACTCGTCCAACTCCAAGAAGGCCAGCATTCTGGCCAGGCTTCAG ggTAAACCTCCAACAAAGAAGGCTAAAGTTCTACAAAAACAGCCCTTGATGGCTAAATTAGCAGCATATGCTCAGTACCAGGCAACTCTACAGAACCCGACAAAGACGAAAGCAG CTGTCCCTGTGGAAGGTTTCAGCTGGGGTAGCTACATCAATAGCAATAGCTTTACAGCAGCTCCTGTTACCTGCTTCAAACAC GCACCCATGGGGACGTGCTGGGGTGATATCGCAGAGGGAGTGCGAGTGGAGGTTCCAAACACCGACTGCAGCCTGCCTACCAAAGTCTTCTGGATAGCTGGGATTGTGAAGTTAGCAG gcTACAATGCCCTACTGAGATACGAAGGCTTTGAAAATGACACAAGTCTTGACTTTTGGTGCAACGTTTGTGGGTCTGACATCCACCCAGTTGGTTGGTGTGCAACCAGTGGGAAGCCCCTAGTTCCTCCTCGAA CCATCCAACACAAATACACAAACTGGAAAGCTTTTCTAGTGAAACGACTTACTGGTGCCAAAACACTTCCTCCTGACTTTTCTCAGAAG GTGTCTGAGAGTATGCAGTACCCATTCAAAACTTCCATGAGAGTAGAAGTTGTTGACAAAACACACCTTTGCCGAACGAGAGTGGCAGTGGTGGAAAGTGTCATTGGGGGCAGGCTGAGGTTGGTGTATGAGGAAAGCGAGGACAAAACTGATGACTTCTGGTGCCATATGTACAGTCCCCTCATCCATCATATTGGCTGGTCTCGAAGCATAGGACACAGATTCAAAAGAGCTG ATATTACAAAGAAACAGGATGGACATTTTGATGCACCCCCACACTTATTTATGAAG GTAAAAGAGGTTGATGCAGCTGGAGAATGGTTTAAAGAAGGAATGAAATTGGAAGCTATAGACCCCTTAAATCTTTCAGCAATATGTGTGGCAACTATTCGAAAG GTGTTAGCAGATGGCTATCTTATGATTGGGATTGATGGCTCAGAAGCAGCAGATGGGTCTGATTGGTTTTGTTACCATGCCACTTCCCCTTCTATTTTCCCTGTTGGTTTCTGTGAAATTAACATGATTGAACTAACTCCACCCAGAG GTTATGCAAAACTCCCTTTTAAATGGTTTGACTACCTCAGGGAAACTGACTCAATAGCAGCACCTGTAAAGCTCTTCAATAAG gaAGTTCCAAACCATGGGTTTCAAGTTGGAATGAAGCTGGAGGCTGTTGATCTGATGGAGCCTCGCCTGGTCTGTGTGGCCACAGTGACTCGGATCATCCATCGGCTTTTGCGGATCCACTTTGATGGGTGGGAGGATGAATACGACCAGTGGGTGGACTGCGAGTCCCCAGACCTGTACCCCGTGGGGTGGTGTCAGCTCACCGGGTACCAGCTCCAGCCTCCGGCGCCGCAGA CGTCAAGAGATAGCCAGTCCAGTTCatccaaacagaagaaaaaagctaaATCACAGCAGTACAAAGGACATAAGAAAA tgactTCATTGCAGCTGAAGGAGGAGTTGCTGGATGGAGAAGAGTACAGCTTCCTTCAGGGAGCGTCCGACCAGGAAAGCAACGGATCCGCCAGTTACTACATCAAGCAGGAACCATGA
- the LOC139680635 gene encoding nucleoside diphosphate kinase, whose product MAGNTERTFIAIKPDGVQRGLVGEIIKRFEQKGFRLVAMKFVQASEDLLKQHYIDLKDRPFFPGLVKYMHSGPIVAMVWEGLNVVKTGRVMLGETNPADSKPGTIRGDFCIQVGRNIIHGSDSVESAQKEINLWFKPTELIDFKPCAHDWIYE is encoded by the exons ATGGCTGGGAACACCGAGCGCACCTTCATCGCCATCAAGCCCGACGGCGTCCAGCGGGGGCTGGTCGGGGAGATCATCAAGCGCTTCGAGCAGAAAGGATTCAGACTGGTGGCCATGAAGTTCGTGCAA GCCTCTGAAGACCTTCTCAAACAACATTACATTGACCTGAAAGACCGACCCTTCTTCCCTGGTTTGGTTAAATACATGCACTCTGGACCTATTGTGGCCATG GTATGGGAAGGACTCAATGTGGTTAAAACTGGGAGAGTAATGCTGGGGGAAACAAACCCTGCAGACTCCAAGCCTGGCACCATCCGCGGTGACTTCTGCATTCAAGTGGGAAG GAACATCATCCATGGCAGTGACTCCGTGGAGAGTGCACAGAAGGAGATCAACCTGTGGTTCAAACCCACAGAGCTCATCGACTTCAAGCCTTGTGCACACGACTGGATCTATGAGTGA
- the LOC139680634 gene encoding nucleoside diphosphate kinase-like, with protein sequence MASIEERTFIAIKPDGVQRGLVGEIIKRFEQKGFKLVAMKLIHASEDLLREHYIDLKDRPFYDGLVQYMHSGPVVAMVWEGLNVIKTGRVMLGETNPFDSKPGTIRGDFCVQVGRNIIHGSDSVESAETEINLWFTPEELVDYRSCAHEWIYD encoded by the exons ATGGCTTCCATCGAGGAGCGCACCTTCATCGCCATCAAGCCCGACGGCGTCCAGCGGGGGCTGGTCGGGGAGATCATCAAGCGCTTCGAACAGAAAGGATTCAAACTGGTGGCCATGAAATTAATACAT GCCTCTGAAGACCTTCTGAGGGAACACTACATTGACCTCAAGGACCGGCCCTTCTACGATGGCCTGGTGCAGTACATGCACTCGGGACCTGTTGTAGCCATG gtgTGGGAAGGTCTTAATGTGATTAAGACTGGAAGAGTGATGCTGGGGGAAACTAATCCATTTGACTCCAAGCCTGGCACTATTCGTGGTGACTTCTGCGTTCAAGTTGGAAG GAATATCATTCATGGAAGTGATTCTGTGGAAAGTGCTGAGACAGAGATCAATTTATGGTTCACCCCTGAAGAACTGGTGGATTACAGAAGCTGCGCTCATGAGTGGATCTATGACTAA